The sequence AGGTATTCTACATTGCGGGGTTAGACAAGTCGGTTTCGTATATAAATAGTGACTCACGACAGACTTAGTAGCCACCGTTGTAGCCACCCTGTTGTTGGCCTGTAGAATTTTCAGAGTCAGCGATGCACTATCAAGTAGGCCGGGAATCCGAAGCACCATAACCACCGGCAGCACCTCCGTAGCCCTGCTGGGCATCAAAGCCCTGGTTACCACCATAGCCTGAGTAGCCGAGAGATACATATGAACACGGTTGTAGCCAGCCGAACAAGAGACATCACAGATCAAAAAAGACGAAACCACGATAATAGTGACATGGACGCCGGTAACCAGAATACACGTCAACCATATGGTAGATAAGTGTAGAGGGCGATAGGGAGAAGTGGAGGCCGAAAACAGAGATACAAATAGGAAGCACGGAAAAACAACATCAGAACACATTTACGACAGAAAATCGAAAACGTAAAGGGAAAGAGCAGCGTCTGATGCTCCTTAAAAAGTCAAGAAGAAATTATAGCTTACCGCCCTGCTCGTAGCCACCCTGCTGGCCGCCGTCTAAAGAACGATATTAGCCTCTGTAATGCTTGCACCGAACACTGTCTCTACTCACAGCCACCACCGTAACCGCCCTGGGCACCGCCACCGTAGCCGGAGCCGCCGTAACCACCGCCGTCTGCGGAGCCCACAATTAAGAAAGGGAGCTTGGAAAAAATGGAATGGAATTCACGTACAGCCCTGGTTGAAACCGCCACCCTGCTGGTAGCCGCCTTGTTGCTGGTAACCACCGCCGTCTACATATCTTTAGCCAGGAGCGCATGATAGCAAGATGCAAACATACAGCCGGAGTTGTAACCGCCACCGTAgccaccgccaccaccaccagaGCCACGAGAGTTGGCCATGTTGACCTGATAACGTCAACGTAAATATCACAACCGGAGAAAATAGCCATGCGCGTCACTTACTCGGACACGTCGGCCGTCGAGCTCCTGCTCGTTCATAGCGGCAATGGCAGCCTCAGCCTCCTGAGGGGAGCCGTAGGTCTACACAACAATTTGCGATCAGAGAGACATCTCAACACATGAAAACAATTACACACAACAAAACCGAAACCTCGGGAACGGCCAGTCTCACGGTCCTTCATAACGATGCACTGCAAGTAGATGGCGACATTTTTTAGACAAACGCACAGCGGGATGATAAGAGACTTAACGAACGTCGGTGACAGTACCGTAAGCGGAGAAGACCTATAGCCATGAAGGTGCATTTGGCAACAACGGAAACGGTTTGAGACACAATAACATTGACCAGGCGGACATGACGTGAGTGAGACAAGTGAAGTGCCACGAGCCACAAGACCAGAGCAGATGAGAGCGCAGGACCAAGACGCAGTATCGAAAAAGGACATTGAAGAGAAACTACATGAGCAAGAAACACTAGCTGACGGAGAGACAAGCAAACCTGGAGAAGAGTGTCATCGGTGGAGTTCCACGAAAGGTTGCCTATCAGAGTCACAGTCAGGTAACCCGAACCAAATCCATAGTTATTTTAATGCATCGTTCGAGGACAACATCTGCACTTTCTGCCGCTGCTGATTGCTACACCGCCCCTCGCCTGCCGTTTTGGAATATGACAGAAGAGAGGTGGATGAATCCCCGAACGATGCACGTGGCGGCGTTGCCGAATAGAATGTAAAGTGAGGGTTAAGTGTTGATCGATAGTTGTACGCACCGACGTAAACCTTGGAAGCAGACATGTTTGATATCACTTGGATTGGTGAATGAAGAGTAAGAAAAAATGGAAGtggaaaagatgaaaagaaggaagaaagggaTGCAAATGTTGATGGCGCAAAACTGCTGTCAATCGGGGGGCCAAGCAAGCGTTCCCTTAACTGAGTACCCACTGGCATGTTCCATTATCCCCGCGTGTGGCACTTTGTTCCATACGTCATCGTTTCATCTCTCTCAAGACAAATATGCAAACACATCAACAGCATAAAGAGCACCAGCAAGGACAACAATGTCAGACACAGGCAAGCAGAAGGCAAGCAACATATCGCATGGAACTCTTTTAGACCTCAAGGCCATTACTGCAGAACATGTTGATAGATTCGCCAAGGAAGGCAAAGGTCCTATGAAGGGACTTCCTCGCAAGCAGCATATACAAAAGGTGGTTTGGTTCAGCCTACCAAATAGAAGCCCTACTGATGGAAACAATATCCCACAACAGAGCCGAGATCCATTTGATAAACCGTCCCCAGGACTAGTAAAGCGTCTAGCCGCAGAAGCGAGGAATGATGCTAAGCGTCGTCGGTTTGACAATGACGCCGGACCGACTGAAGAGGAGCGAAGAGATATCCTTAAAGCAAAAGCAAAGAAATATGAGCAAATTAGAAAGGGGGACTTTTCAGGACTGAGTCAAAAGGAAATCGAAGAAG comes from Cryptococcus gattii WM276 chromosome G, complete sequence and encodes:
- a CDS encoding Glycine-rich RNA binding protein, putative (Similar to TIGR gene model, INSD accession AAW44674.1); translation: MSASKVYVGNLSWNSTDDTLLQVFSAYGTVTDCIVMKDRETGRSRGFGFVTYGSPQEAEAAIAAMNEQELDGRRVRVNMANSRGSGGGGGGYGGGYNSGYGGGYQQQGGYQQGGGFNQGYGGGYGGSGYGGGAQGGYGGGYGGQQGGYEQGGYGGNQGFDAQQGYGGQQQGGYNGGY